In Musa acuminata AAA Group cultivar baxijiao chromosome BXJ2-3, Cavendish_Baxijiao_AAA, whole genome shotgun sequence, the following proteins share a genomic window:
- the LOC135608136 gene encoding vacuolar-sorting receptor 6-like, translated as MEGQLSRLVDFVNNNNGHFRSSHVSPAFVVATAGPLLYLSTERMASLREQLAVLAVLLAVAIRLATGRFVVEMESISVVSPTSLRGHHDAAIANFGVPNYGGTLTGVVVYPDKGRTGCNAFGGGPFRSKSGRPVILLVDRGDCYFALKAYNGQQNGAAAVIVADTIDEPLLTMDAPEEDNDNEYVEKINIPSALVTQTFGNSLKEALAKGAEEVVVKLDWTESMPHPDERVEYELWTNSNDECGDRCDEQTEFVTNFKGHAQLLEKGGFTRFTPHYITWYCPDAFKPSRECKAQCINNGRYCAPDPEQDFREGYDGKDIVIENLRQLCVHRVANDSSRPWVWWDFVTDYHVRCSMKEKKYSKECAEHVVRSLGLPSDKISKCMGDPEADVDNDVLRTEQLLQIGHGTRGDVTILPTLVINNVQYRGKLERTAVLKAICAGFKESTEPSVCLNPDIETNECLDSNGGCWQDSELNITACKDTFRGRVCQCPVVNNVQFQGDGYNSCIPVGPGRCAINNGGCWSDTKNGHNFSACPDSDLTGCRCPYGFHGDGYKCEDVDECKEKLACNCPECSCKNTWGGYDCKCKGNLLYIKSEDTCIAKSASKFGWLMTLFILACVVGAGTAAYVFYKYRLRSYMDSEIMAIMSQYMPLDNHNNETRPLREDTAA; from the exons ATG GAAGGACAGCTGAGTCGACTCGTAGACTTCGTCAACAATAATAACGGTCACTTTCGCTCCTCTCACGTCTCCCCTGCCTTCGTGGTG GCCACTGCTGGTCCTCTCCTCTATCTCTCTACGGAAAGGATGGCGAGCCTCCGAGAACAGCTAGCGGTGTTGGCCGTCCTACTAGCAGTGGCGATCCGGTTGGCGACCGGCCGGTTCGTGGTTGAGATGGAAAGCATCAGCGTCGTCTCCCCGACGTCTCTCCGGGGGCACCATGATGCCGCCATCGCCAACTTCGGCGTGCCCAACTACGGGGGCACCTTGACCGGCGTCGTGGTGTACCCGGACAAGGGGAGAACGGGTTGCAACGCCTTCGGCGGCGGCCCCTTCCGGTCCAAGTCCGGAAGACCCGTGATTCTACTGGTCGATCGTGGAG ATTGCTACTTTGCTTTGAAGGCATACAACGGGCAGCAAAATGGTGCTGCCGCAGTTATAGTCGCTGACACCATCGACGAGCCCCTTTTAACCATGGACGCCCCCGAAGAAGACAACGACAACGAGTACGTAGAGAAGATAAACATCCCCTCTGCCCTCGTCACTCAAACCTTCGGCAACTCCCTCAAGGAAGCCTTGGCGaagggggccgaggaggtggtggTCAAGCTGGACTGGACAGAGTCCATGCCGCATCCGGATGAGCGGGTGGAGTACGAGCTTTGGACCAACAGCAACGACGAGTGCGGCGACCGGTGCGACGAGCAGACGGAGTTCGTGACAAACTTCAAGGGCCACGCGCAGCTCCTCGAGAAGGGAGGATTCACGCGGTTCACGCCTCACTACATCACCTGGTACTGCCCTGACGCCTTCAAACCCAGCCGGGAGTGCAAGGCGCAGTGCATCAACAACGGGAGGTACTGCGCCCCTGATCCCGAGCAGGACTTCCGCGAGGGGTACGACGGGAAAGACATCGTCATCGAGAACTTGCGGCAGCTCTGCGTTCACAGAGTCGCCAACGACAGCAGCCGGCCGTGGGTTTGGTGGGATTTCGTGACGGATTACCACGTCAGATGCTCGATGAAGGAGAAGAAGTATAGCAAGGAATGCGCTGAACATGTTGTCAGATCTCTTG GATTGCCTTCGGACAAGATCTCAAAGTGCATGGGTGATCCTGAAGCTGACGTCGATAATGATGTCCTGAGGACGGAGCAATTACTTCAG ATCGGACATGGAACTCGCGGAGACGTGACTATTCTCCCCACCTTGGTCATAAACAACGTTCAATATCGAG GAAAACTGGAGAGGACTGCCGTGCTGAAGGCAATCTGTGCAGGATTTAAAGAGTCAACCGAGCCTTCTGTTTGCTTGAATCCAG ATATCGAGACGAACGAGTGCCTCGATTCGAATGGAGGATGTTGGCAGGACTCAGAGTTGAACATCACCGCTTGCAAA GATACTTTCAGAGGCAGAGTCTGTCAATGCCCTGTCGTAAACAATGTCCAATTCCAGGGAGATGGCTACAATTCTTGTATAC CTGTGGGTCCTGGAAGATGTGCAATCAACAACGGAGGCTGCTGGTCTGACACAAAGAATGGACACAACTTCTCTGCTTGCCCA GATTCCGACTTGACGGGTTGCCGCTGCCCGTATGGATTTCATGGCGATGGTTACAAATGCGAAG ATGTGGATGAATGTAAGGAGAAACTCGCCTGCAACTGTCCCGAATGCTCATGCAAGAACACATGGGGTGGATATGACTGCAAGTGCAAAGGCAACCTGTTGTACATCAAGTCCGAGGACACATGCATTG CTAAGAGTGCATCAAAATTTGGGTGGCTTATGACCCTCTTCATCTTGGCCTGTGTGGTCGGTGCTGGAACAGCAGCCTATGTGTTCTACAAGTACAGACTCCGG TCTTACATGGATTCTGAGATCATGGCCATCATGTCACAGTACATGCCTCTCGACAACCACAACAACGAGACCCGACCTCTACGAGAGGATACAGCAGCTTAA
- the LOC135608137 gene encoding uncharacterized protein LOC135608137, whose translation MEQLLSMGFSEDLASEALAATGGHSPLAAADWILTRSSSSSSVPPPPLPPSQSPSTQPCLERFFASSSAIPKTLNPSSSSAPKTPNPSTSTSSSSPSSLPIKRRHPSAAAPLSDRMRPGTLDSIVGQDHLLGPSSLLRSSLLPSLVLWGPPGSGKTTLARALAASLPGSLYTFVPLSAVSAGVRDLRDAIDGARRARSHGRRTVLFVDEIHRFSKSQQDSFLPAIEDGSIILVGATTENPSFQLTTPLLSRCRVLSLQPLKPQHIEALLRRALSDAEKGLQVTTQAPVSVNQEAIDFLSLHCDGDARVALNALEIAATLAASRKLHDNKGNLAVTLDQVKEAMQCKHLAYDRAGDEHYNLISALHKSMRGSDADAAIYWLARMLEGGEQPLYIARRLVRFASEDVGLADPSALSHAVACYQSCHFLGMPECDVCLAQCVTYLALAPKSVAVYRALGEAKRVVKESSGGNEGVPLHLRNAPTKLMKDMGYGKDYMYPPDHKDCSSQTYLPPSLLGHKFLDWPPQDE comes from the coding sequence ATGGAACAACTCCTGAGCATGGGCTTCTCCGAGGATCTCGCCTCCGAAGCCCTCGCTGCTACCGGTGGCCACTCCCCGCTCGCTGCCGCCGACTGGATCCTCAcccgctcctcctcctcttcctccgttccTCCTCCGCCTCTCCCTCCCTCACAATCCCCCTCCACCCAACCCTGCCTCGAGCGCTTCTTTGCCTCCTCCTCCGCAATCCCTAAAACCCTCAatccttcctcctcctcggccCCTAAAACCCCCAacccctccacctccacctcctcctcctccccctcctccctccCCATAAAGCGCCGCCAtccctccgccgccgcccctcTATCGGACCGGATGCGCCCGGGCACCCTCGACTCCATCGTCGGCCaggaccacctcctcggcccttcCTCCCTACTACGCTCTTCCCTCCTCCCCTCCCTCGTCCTCTGGGGCCCGCCCGGTTCCGGAAAGACCACTCTCGCCCGTGCTCTCGCCGCCTCTCTCCCGGGCTCCCTCTACACATTCGTCCCCCTCTCCGCTGTCTCCGCCGGCGTCCGCGACCTCCGCGACGCCATCGACGGCGCCCGCCGCGCCCGCTCCCACGGTCGACGCACCGTCCTCTTCGTCGACGAGATTCACCGATTCTCCAAATCCCAGCAGGACTCCTTCCTCCCCGCCATCGAGGACGGCTCCATCATCCTTGTCGGCGCCACCACCGAGAACCCCTCCTTCCAGCTCACTACTCCGCTCCTCTCCCGCTGCCGCGTCCTCTCTCTTCAGCCTCTCAAGCCGCAGCATATCGAGGCTTTACTCCGCCGAGCCCTCTCGGACGCCGAGAAAGGCCTACAGGTCACTACTCAAGCTCCGGTGTCTGTCAACCAAGAAGCCATCGACTTCCTATCCCTCCATTGCGATGGCGACGCCCGTGTTGCCCTTAACGCATTAGAGATTGCGGCGACGCTAGCGGCCAGTCGGAAACTACATGACAACAAGGGGAATTTGGCAGTCACCCTCGACCAAGTGAAGGAGGCGATGCAATGCAAACACCTGGCGTATGACCGGGCTGGCGATGAGCACTACAACCTGATCAGTGCCCTTCACAAATCAATGCGGGGGAGTGATGCAGATGCAGCCATTTACTGGTTGGCGAGAATGCTAGAGGGAGGGGAGCAACCACTTTACATCGCCCGCCGGCTTGTCCGATTCGCGAGTGAGGATGTGGGACTCGCCGACCCTTCTGCACTGAGTCATGCTGTAGCTTGCTATCAGTCATGCCATTTTCTTGGGATGCCTGAATGTGATGTCTGTCTAGCTCAGTGCGTCACTTATTTGGCTCTGGCACCTAAGTCAGTTGCAGTGTACCGGGCACTAGGGGAAGCGAAGAGGGTGGTGAAAGAGTCAAGTGGTGGGAATGAGGGGGTGCCATTGCATTTGAGGAACGCTCCAACAAAGCTGATGAAGGATATGGGATATGGCAAAGATTACATGTATCCTCCTGATCATAAAGATTGCTCATCGCAGACTTATTTGCCCCCATCGCTCCTGGGGCACAAGTTTCTTGATTGGCCACCACAAGATGAATAG
- the LOC103978995 gene encoding oxygen-dependent coproporphyrinogen-III oxidase, chloroplastic, whose translation MAAAAAVSSNFIFLAPNTCSSQTLKPPSLVPFRRAASAVAFPRLPRLVPVRASVAIEKETPENERPETFLRSADSPPGDAAAAPTTVRARFERMIREVQDEVCAAIEAADGGGTFKEDVWSRPGGGGGISRVLQDGGVWEKAGVNVSVVYGMMPPDAYRAAKGEAKAAGEDSSVKAGPVPFFAAGISSVLHPKNPFAPTLHFNYRYFETDAPKDAPGAPRQWWFGGGTDFTPAYIFEEDVKHFHRAQKQACDKFDPSFYPRFKKWCDDYFFIKHRGERRGLGGIFFDDLNDYDQEMLLAFSTECAKSVVPAYIPIIERRKDTPFTEKHKAWQQLRRGRYVEFNLVYDRGTTFGLKTGGRIESILVSLPLTARWEYVHQPKEGSEEWKLLDACINPKEWI comes from the exons atggccgccgccgccgccgtctccTCCAACTTTATCTTCCTCGCACCGAACACCTGCTCCTCGCAAACCCTTAAGCCGCCCTCCCTCGTCCCCTTCCGGCGCGCTGCCTCTGCCGTCGCCTTCCCCCGACTCCCCCGGCTCGTCCCAGTCCGTGCCTCCGTCGCCATCGAAAAGGAGACCCCCGAGAACGAGCGGCCCGAGACCTTCCTCCGTTCTGCCGATAGCCCCCCTGGCGACGCTGCCGCTGCGCCGACTACCGTTCGGGCCCGCTTCGAAAGGATGATACGGGAGGTTCAGGACGAGGTGTGCGCTGCCATTGAGGCGGCCGATGGCGGCGGGACGTTCAAGGAGGATGTTTGGTCCCGGCCGGGCGGGGGCGGCGGGATCAGCCGGGTGCTGCAGGACGGGGGGGTGTGGGAGAAGGCCGGGGTCAACGTGTCCGTGGTGTACGGGATGATGCCGCCGGACGCTTACCGGGCTGCCAAAGGGGAGGCCAAAGCTGCTGGTGAGGATTCTTCGGTCAAGGCGGGGCCTGTGCCATTCTTTGCCGCCGGAATTAGTTCG GTTTTACATCCGAAGAATCCATTTGCCCCGACATTGCATTTCAACTATCGGTACTTTGAAACTGATGCACCAAAAG ATGCCCCTGGAGCACCTAGGCAATGGTGGTTTGGTGGGGGTACTGATTTCACTCCTGCTTACATCTTTGAAGAGGATGTAAAGCATTTCCATAGG GCCCAAAAGCAAGCATGTGATAAATTTGATCCAAGTTTCTATCCCAGATTCAAAAAATGGTGTGATGATTATTTCTTCATCAAG CACCGTGGTGAAAGGCGTGGGCTTGGTGGCATATTTTTTGATGACCTTAATGACTACGACCAAGAGATGCTTCTTGCTTTCTCTACTG AGTGCGCAAAGTCTGTAGTTCCAGCATACATACCGATCATAGAACGAAGGAAAGACACACCTTTTACCGAGAAGCACAAGGCGTGGCAGCAATTAAGAAGGGGACGTTACGTAGAGTTCAATCTG GTTTATGATCGTGGGACAACATTTGGATTGAAGACCGGCGGACGAATAGAAAGCATTCTTGTTTCTCTTCCGCTAACAGCTCGGTGGGAATATGTTCAT CAACCAAAAGAAGGAAGCGAAGAGTGGAAGCTGTTGGATGCATGCATCAATCCGAAGGAATGGATTTGA